TGGCATCAATAGGGAATAGCACTACTCGCATCATGTTTTGATTGATATACACAACCATCTGTTCTCCATATACAGAAAAACTTTCGCTCATAAAGAAAGTAACTATGCTGCTTCTTTATGATTTTATAGCGTGTTTTCATTCCTTTAAAATCGAATAACCATCGCATGGGATTGCTCTCTTTCCACTAAATTCACAGCAAGTAAATTACTATAAAACCCAATGCACAAGAATGAACCCTTCATCATTTTGCGATGCATTCATCACTTTTAAATTTTGACCTTGTGCACAAATCCATATAGTGACACAAGGATAAATAGTACTTTTATCACACTCCAAATAAAAAACGGCCACTCATAGTGGCCGTTTTTACTTGTTAAAATGTGTATGTTCTATCATGAACACTATGATCTAGCGGCCACTTAGAAGACTCATGCTTACTCAGGCTTACGTTTGCCTGTCATGAAGTCTGATAGAATCTCAGGCGTCAGTTCACCAGCATCTTCTAAACGCTTTAACTCAGCAACTATCGCTTGTTGCTCTTCCAATGTTGGAATCGGTAATTCAGGTTCTTTTTTGATCGCTTCAGGATCAATTGATAGATTATCAAGCATGATTTATCTCACTAATACAAATTCTGTCCTGAGTATAACGTAATCCATCCAAATTAGAATTGCTCCCTTTCTTTACACAGTGGGAAAGCCGCTAACTGTCTAATTAAAATACAGATTTCTCCATATCTATTTAAATAATAGTGAAAATAATGCCTCATCCTATCACTAGGTTTACATTTTACCTTCTGTGCAAAGGGCTGATTTCAAGAAGTCATCACAAATAGTGGTTTAAAATGTAAGCTTATTAACTATGCATCGTGATTGTTAGCTACCAGGCAGTTTGTAATTTGCTCTTTATTTCGTTCTAAATATTCAATGTCTGCTAAATAAGCCAAATGATGACTATCTTTGATATTCGCAATAAATGCTTCATTACCTTTAGTGGCTTCATCACGCATAAAGTCGACCAAGGCTTGAACACGCGATATCATGGTATCAACTAACTGTGTACGATCCGCATAAGATAAACCATAAGAATCACAGAACTGTTTTGCACGAGCTGATTGTTTAGGCAGATCACCTAACGAATCATGTGGATTAGTTTTAAATGGTGACCAAGAATAAACGGCATAAGCCACATCCCAAATTCTAGGAGCTGGGTGTGCGGTATCAAAATCAAAGATACCAACAACGGTATTTCCGCTCAATGCAACATTGTATGGGGCGTAATCACCATGACAAATTACTTCTTGAGGCTCCCTTGCAGGTAAAAGCCATGCTAAATCATTGCAGTTTTTACTCTGAACAAAGGACGCTGTCACATCGTGATACTTACGCAAAAGTAAAGCCGCTGAACATAATGCTTCAGTCGATGAAATAGCACCAACTAAAGGATAATTGTAAACGTCACCTGATACGTAAGATACGATCTCGTTACCACGACTATCGAAACCAAATGATTTCGGAGCAGAGTTAAATTTCTCATTCTTTAAGTGAAGCAAAAGCTTATGAATGGATTGAGACCAAAACCCACTTGGTCGATAGACCTTATCATCTGAACGATGGATCAGTCCTTCTCGACCACCTTTTAGATCTTCCATAACTCTCCTTGTTTATGAATAAGGTTGCGCTATAACAAAATAACTTGTAAAAGTTCGACTGCACGCCGTGCAAGCTAGGTTAAAGTTTTTATTTTACAAAAACTGACATAACACCAGTTAGTAGCCATATTGGTATTGCGACCCACATCATTAACAAGCTCAAGCTGTTGGTCCATTCAGATTGAAGCTCACCAGAAGAATATATTTGACTATGTACAAGCATTTGCGATTTAAAAGCATCATCTAACGCATGTCCCGACATTGTGGCTTCATACCCTGCTATCGAAAAGACTGGATAATACAAGGTGCCTAAATCTGGATGCTGTACAAAAACACGAGTCAACTCCCAAGTATCATCACAAGGAATCTCAAACCGATTAATTACATACTGCTCATCAATTTCCGCACCTTTCGGGACTAACGTTGCGTAACTATAACCGGTATAACCTGGCTCGTATTGTATAGCCTCCCAATCACATGTCGCTATAAATTCACTCCCAAGCAGCACTCGCCGCAACGTGTCGTTATTGAAGCCACTGGCCGATTAGAAATGCCCTTTATTATTGCCTGTGCCGACGCCAATATTCCTTACGTGATTGCCAACCCGGTTCACGTCAAGCGCTTTGCCGGCGCCATCGGTCAACGTGCTAAAACTGATAAACTCGATGCCAAGCTTATCGCTCACTATGCCCATGCAATACAGCCAGAATTAACCCAGCTTAAGCCTGAATCTATGCGGCTTATGGCGGATTTGGTCATCCGAAGAAATCAGCTTCTCTCAATGCAAACTATGGAAAAGAATCGACTACAAATTCTGCCCAAACACCTAGCTATGACCATCAAGCCAATCTTGACGGCATTCAAAAATCAGATCGAAAAGACTGAAAAGAAAATCGTAGCGCTGATTGAAAGCTGCCCTGAATATCAGACCAAAAATGAACTACTACAAAGCATGCCCGGTATCGGAAAAATTGCCGCTGCATCTATTATTAGCAACCTTCCCGAACTCGGCTATATCACCAACAAACAAGCCGCAGCCCTCGTCGGTGTCGCGCCCATGAGTCGGGAAAGTGGGCGCTATAAAGGGCTCAGAAAAATACAAGGCGGGGGACCTCAGGTCAGAACTGTTTTATACATGGCAATGATGTCTGCCATGCAGTGTAACCCGGTATTTAAGAGCACCTATCAACGACTACTGTCTGAAGGAAAACCCAAAAAAGTGGCCATCATCGCCTGCGTCAGGAAGATGGTTATCATCCTAAACTCCATGCTGAGAGATGGCGCCTTATGGGATACCAAAACAGCTTAAATTTAACTATTGACGCCATAGTCGTTTGTTATGGCAATGATTTGTAGATTCAAAAGTGGCAAATCGAAACTGGTAAAGATGCAGCTAGAAGTACTTGAATGTAATCAAATACAGTCATTATTACTTTTAACATCAAAAATACACATGAAAGCGATTTTCTCTATCAACTTTCATAGCATCAACACGACTATTAAGCTCAAATCTGACATTCAACTCTGCATGTTCACTAACAGCTGCATTGATAACACGTTGTAGTTGTATAGCTTTCTCTTTGTCGCTTTCGACATAATATCTTAAATTTGGTTCTTCTTGTGGATAACTACTACTCTTAACTTGCACATCCACATTGCAATTAAATAATTTATCTTCTATCGATGCAGCAAGTCCTCGTTGTTTTGCCGAATGATAAATATAAATAGTAGTACCCTCAAAATTACATCGCTTATCAAACGGGTTGGTAATCCAACCAAGTGACATTGCCAAAACAGCTGCAAAGACAGTACCTCCTAGCCACGTTATAAACCGATTCATCGCCACCTCGCTGTTGTTTATACTCAAGTTAATTCCATTAATTGTAGTAAAAACTAGACAGCTATAGAGTTAACATTGCCATAACGCTCGCCATAATACGCCACAACGTATTACGGTAATGTTGATAGACCACCGAAAACACCACAGCCAATTCGGACTTAGAATGCCGAGCGTTGGTGGTCGTTTTGATGGCTTTGTTATGGCTATTCTGTGATAGAACCTTCAAGGAGAAGAAACTGACAATGTCATATTTCATGAAAATCGGTGATCAATCCATTATGCAAAAAATCTTAAGCAATAATCATTTACAACATTAATTGCAAGTTATAAAAAACAACATCCATTAATAAAGGAAAAGTTATGTACTTGCAAAAATTCGATGTTCATGAACTAAAATTCAATGAAGAAGAAACAAAAGAAATACTTTTATTTATTTTTTCTGGTACTGAAAAATCGCTCATTGACAACATTGTAATTGACAATAGAGTCAGAGGTTTTGCACAAGCTTTACTTATAGAAGCTGTTGATGCTTCATTTAAAATAGGCTTTATTCAGAGCCTTTGGGAAAGCACCGTAAATCCAACCCTTTCAATCAAAAAGGTTATACAAAAAGTTGCCAAAGGATTTGCGACTCATTATTTTAAACATGCAACAAAAAGTGACTTGAGACAAATAAAGATATATGAGTTTGTAATCAATGCATTACGAATAAAGCACAAAACACGATTACATCAATTCATTAATGATATTGCAATGAATTCAAGCACACCATTAATAAGACCAAATTAC
The nucleotide sequence above comes from Photobacterium swingsii. Encoded proteins:
- a CDS encoding restriction endonuclease subunit S domain-containing protein produces the protein MLDNLSIDPEAIKKEPELPIPTLEEQQAIVAELKRLEDAGELTPEILSDFMTGKRKPE
- a CDS encoding aminoglycoside phosphotransferase family protein translates to MEDLKGGREGLIHRSDDKVYRPSGFWSQSIHKLLLHLKNEKFNSAPKSFGFDSRGNEIVSYVSGDVYNYPLVGAISSTEALCSAALLLRKYHDVTASFVQSKNCNDLAWLLPAREPQEVICHGDYAPYNVALSGNTVVGIFDFDTAHPAPRIWDVAYAVYSWSPFKTNPHDSLGDLPKQSARAKQFCDSYGLSYADRTQLVDTMISRVQALVDFMRDEATKGNEAFIANIKDSHHLAYLADIEYLERNKEQITNCLVANNHDA
- a CDS encoding IS110 family RNA-guided transposase — encoded protein: MTWLVLYSLPITCRYKFTPKQHSPQRVVIEATGRLEMPFIIACADANIPYVIANPVHVKRFAGAIGQRAKTDKLDAKLIAHYAHAIQPELTQLKPESMRLMADLVIRRNQLLSMQTMEKNRLQILPKHLAMTIKPILTAFKNQIEKTEKKIVALIESCPEYQTKNELLQSMPGIGKIAAASIISNLPELGYITNKQAAALVGVAPMSRESGRYKGLRKIQGGGPQVRTVLYMAMMSAMQCNPVFKSTYQRLLSEGKPKKVAIIACVRKMVIILNSMLRDGALWDTKTA